The Aminiphilus circumscriptus DSM 16581 genome contains a region encoding:
- a CDS encoding branched-chain amino acid ABC transporter permease yields the protein MKRTTRNTLCNLLLLAVGAALLLWADRTFDRYVVQVLNLIAINTILALSLNLIYGFTGMFSLGHAGFMAVGAYVSSLLILPQAQKQTIYILKPLIWPFSVLQAPFFVAVLLGGLAAALFAILISVPVLRLGGDYLGIATLGFAEIIRVVANNIVPITNGALGLKGIPSYANLWWTYGWCALAVIFIARLVQSNTGNVLKAIRDDEVAAKAMGINVFKYKVISFTVGGFFAGIGGALLASLLTTIDPKMFTFMLTFNVLMIVVAGGLGSITGSVLSGAVITVLLEWLRFVENPVTIGGFTIPGVPGMRMVVFSLALLCIILFRREGIMGMREWSWDMFFRDRARGGEAR from the coding sequence ATGAAACGGACGACGAGAAACACGCTGTGCAACCTCCTGCTCCTTGCTGTCGGAGCGGCATTGCTTCTGTGGGCGGATCGCACGTTCGATCGCTATGTGGTGCAGGTGCTCAATCTCATCGCCATCAACACCATTCTCGCTCTGAGTCTGAACCTGATCTACGGATTCACGGGGATGTTCTCCCTCGGACACGCGGGTTTCATGGCCGTAGGGGCCTACGTCAGCTCCCTTCTGATTCTTCCCCAGGCGCAGAAACAGACGATCTACATTCTCAAACCCTTGATCTGGCCCTTTTCGGTTCTGCAGGCGCCCTTCTTCGTTGCGGTTCTCTTGGGAGGACTCGCGGCGGCGCTCTTCGCCATTCTCATTTCCGTTCCCGTGCTGCGGCTCGGCGGCGATTACCTCGGCATCGCCACCCTCGGGTTCGCGGAAATCATCCGAGTTGTGGCGAACAACATCGTACCCATCACGAACGGAGCCCTCGGGCTCAAGGGTATCCCTTCCTACGCGAATCTCTGGTGGACCTACGGCTGGTGCGCTCTGGCGGTGATTTTCATTGCCCGTCTTGTGCAGAGCAATACGGGAAACGTCCTCAAGGCCATTCGGGACGACGAGGTAGCCGCCAAGGCGATGGGAATCAATGTTTTCAAGTACAAGGTCATCTCCTTCACCGTGGGGGGATTCTTCGCCGGCATCGGCGGCGCCCTTCTTGCAAGCCTTCTCACCACCATCGACCCGAAGATGTTCACCTTCATGCTCACCTTCAACGTTCTCATGATCGTCGTGGCCGGTGGTCTCGGGTCCATTACCGGCTCGGTGCTTTCCGGCGCGGTCATCACGGTGCTCTTGGAATGGCTGCGTTTTGTGGAAAACCCCGTCACCATCGGTGGCTTTACGATACCCGGCGTGCCGGGAATGCGCATGGTGGTTTTCTCTCTCGCGCTCCTCTGCATCATTCTTTTCCGCAGGGAAGGCATCATGGGCATGCGGGAATGGAGCTGGGACATGTTTTTCCGCGACAGAGCCAGGGGAGGTGAGGCACGGTGA
- a CDS encoding branched-chain amino acid ABC transporter permease produces the protein MSLAMFVQHFFNALTLGSLYSLIAIGYTMVYGILRLINFAHGDIFMLGAYFVFFGTIAFKLPWLPAVFLAVAASSFAGILVDRIAYRPLRDAPRISALISSIGVSFFIQNLAIVLFTGIPRPVQQPKVLTRIMEFGAVRILPLTLVVPIISFVLVLGLLWIVNKTKPGLAMRAISKDIETTRLMGVSVDKIIALTFGLGSALAAASGIMWALRYPQVHPLMGSFPGFKAFIAAVLGGIGSIQGAMVGGLLLGFIEIMIVAFLPALSGYKDAFAFVLLIIILLVKPTGLMGEKLEEKV, from the coding sequence ATGAGCCTTGCCATGTTCGTGCAGCACTTTTTCAACGCCCTGACCCTCGGCAGCCTCTACTCTCTCATCGCCATCGGGTACACCATGGTGTACGGTATTCTTCGGCTCATCAACTTTGCCCACGGGGACATCTTCATGCTCGGAGCTTATTTCGTCTTCTTCGGCACCATCGCGTTCAAACTGCCCTGGCTTCCCGCAGTGTTCCTGGCCGTCGCAGCCAGCTCCTTCGCCGGAATCCTCGTGGACCGCATCGCCTATCGCCCGTTGCGTGACGCGCCGCGCATTTCCGCGCTCATCAGTTCCATCGGTGTCTCCTTCTTCATCCAGAACCTGGCCATCGTGCTGTTCACGGGCATTCCGCGTCCCGTACAACAGCCCAAGGTCCTCACGAGAATCATGGAGTTCGGAGCGGTGCGTATTCTTCCCCTGACGTTGGTCGTGCCCATCATCTCCTTTGTTCTCGTGCTGGGACTGCTCTGGATCGTCAACAAGACGAAACCGGGACTCGCCATGCGGGCCATTTCCAAGGACATCGAGACCACCCGTCTCATGGGAGTCTCCGTGGACAAGATCATCGCCCTCACCTTCGGGCTGGGGTCGGCCCTGGCCGCCGCGTCGGGTATCATGTGGGCTCTTCGATATCCCCAGGTACACCCTCTCATGGGGAGTTTCCCTGGATTCAAGGCGTTCATCGCCGCCGTGCTGGGAGGAATCGGCTCCATCCAGGGAGCCATGGTTGGGGGGTTGCTTCTGGGGTTCATCGAGATCATGATCGTCGCCTTTCTTCCCGCCCTTTCAGGGTACAAGGATGCCTTCGCATTCGTGCTGCTCATCATCATCCTGCTCGTCAAGCCCACGGGGCTGATGGGCGAGAAGCTGGAGGAAAAGGTCTGA